The region aacaccaatatGCCTGAATTTCCGTACATTACATACACAGATTAAAACAAACAGATCGTATTATACGGGCTTGAAAGCTGGGAGGGGTTGCACTGTTCTTTAAATACTGTTGACCATGGTGAAGGTTATTGCCAACTACGGAGTGGAAACTGGAGCTTCAGTGACGTGCTTGCTAAAGGTGAGACACAGAGTACCAGAGTaaacacaacaataacaaaGGGATTGCTAAAGTATTTTACCATGTTAtcataaataaattttgatttaattaaatattaaacgaAAATCAAATACATTAAATGCCAATTTATATATGATTATATATACCTTATTCACAGTTGACTCTCCTGTCAAAACAATTGTGTCAATACGGGATCAAAACGGCAATCCAATGTGTAAGGAATAAAGTATGAATTTGAATTCCAAATGTACACCAacaaaaataggaaaaaattgttacaaaataataacttaTAAATTTGATTTGCATGCACATTTGTAACATGTGAAACGGTATACTAAAACCATTAAAACCCAAAGATAAGTGGGGGTGCCATTTAACTGTTGCCTTATCAGAGAGCTAAACGAATACGGGTCGCATCCGATGTCTAACTGGTCAAACAGGCTGATACTGCATTATTTATCGAAAAGTTGCGAAGTTATTCTGACGTTATTCTTGGTGTATCGCGCCCTCTGTTGGCCACATGGATTCTGCACGCAAACGTGGGACTGCATGCTCCACCTCCTTAATTACGTCAGTAGTTGTTTTGGTAAATTTCCTGCTCTGGTCGATCACGTGACACAGGCTGGTCCACTTGCACATCCTAACCCTTCCCTTCCGAATAAAGGCCTGGCCGAAGTGGATTCCCTTCGGAGATGGTCACCCCAGAAAACATGTCAGTTGAGGGGGGTGGTCAACGGGGCCCTTTGTTCGAACGTAATGGCGTTCCGGGTTCGTCCGGCGCCCCGGTTGATATGGACACGGCGATCGTGCTACTGGGAGCCGGGGTGACGGCGATAACACATCCACTGCTCTATGTGAAACTGCTCAtccaggtagctagctagctgtcccGAGTAAAATGCATAATAGGCTGAAAGAAAGCACGTTTGAAATGATGCATGTGTGCTCTGGAAACTGTTTTAGCATTACAAATACTTTGGCGAAGTCTCCTTTGAGAACCATTTTTGCACCGCGGCACAACACTGGTGCGCCATAGCGATAAGGGCGCAGTTAGCACAGATGTGTTACTGACGTGTTACAGTAAATAGGGATAAATATGAGGATAGTTGTGTTTTCAAAGGTGTTACATGTTGCATGTGTTTTCCGTTCACATCTTGCACTGCATgttcttcatttcttttctttttatgcgtaatatttctatatttttatcGCTGACTATGCATTCTCAGCATTCTCTCACGTAATCTACACCCGAATCCCCTTACCGCTTATTAGGGGGTTGATACTCCTGTTCTACGAACCGCAAAAACACAAGAATATGGCAAAGCAAAATCAAACACTCAGCATGGACATCTACGCAAGACATGCGGCATAGAATGGCAACTTGTATACAGCcttaaaaagtgacattttccTGTTGccaagcacattttatttttgttgaactTGACAGAAGCCTTATCTGCcttttaataattacatttactaTTGGCCAAAGATTATAGGGCTCTACTGCATCCAGCTACAGTAGTTGGTGCTGCAGGCACATTGCAACATCTGTATATGATTGTCCTTTGAGAAGTGCTGAGAGAGCATGTTATGCACTCGTAAGTTTTAATTTGGCATGGCCCAAGAACACACTTCAGCCTTTGTTATTGCTCATTGTTGGCATGACCACTGGTAAGGTAGTCTGCCTCTCAGATGAATCAGTGCAGTGTCTCTCCTGCTAGGTCGGACATGAACCTCTTCCCCCCACAGTAGGGACCACCATGTTTGGGAGGAAGGTGCTGTACCTTCCTGGATTCTTCTCTTATGGTAAGTGTCCTAAAGGCTGAACAAGCAACCCTGTCTCAGAAACACTGCGTAGGAGCCCATCTGACTTGATTGCCATTCTACCATTTCTGGTAGAACAGGATGGTAGTTCTACTGGACAGGATTTGACAGTAGAAAATTGCAGGTTAGAATCCCAGAAGTTTTCCATCAGAATTgctataataaatattattcagGCACTGTAGAGCTTATAACGTAACAAGGAACACTTGGGTGGTCTGCCAGGaacatcactgtaaaaaaaaaaaaaatcagggttATGTGTGTTGCTGCCTACGAAGGAGGCAAGAGCTGGCAATACACTGAATGTGATGTGAACACAAGccagcatttttttcccttgctgCCTTACCAGAAGTTTGTTGGCTAGgtcacatacagtatgtctcCTTTGGAAAGGTGGTTGGGGAATGGAGCCTGCAGACTGTGCTCCATGGTcacgccccctctctctctctctctctctctctctctttctccaccgtGCCGCAGCGCGCCACATCATAAGGGTGGACGGAAAGCGGGGGCTGTTCCGTGGCCTGTCTCCTCGCGTCATGTCCAGTGCCATCTCCACCATCGTGCGCAGCAAGGTCAAACAGGTCAGCGCACCGAGAGGCTCATGGACAGGCCCTTGGGTAGCTAACGGGCTCACCACATATACGGATCATTGCCTTGTAAAGGCCTCTTTTTTCAGTTCTCGTTTCCAATTACTCTATAACATAGAGTTCCAGCCAATTCCCTACTTTTGCTGAGTTTATGGCAGACAATGtggctgtaatgtttttttttttttacttaggTGTCAAGGGGAAATGGTAGAATGTAGTTATAGTCAATGTAATTGCCATTACGAAGCCATTGCATCGTCCTCTTTCCAGACCATATTCAGTGGGAAAACCTTCATTTATGCTATAAAACCATGATTATGAGTAATTTAAAAGTGGATCGTGAACAGAAGTCTACATTAAGTTCTCAAAAGATTTCACAGGTAGCATGCAGTaaatatgcaacaaaaaatgaatgtattcttTTATAGAGGAGCTTTTTAAGTGCTGCTATGCCCAGTAGCCCAGGgaatttcagagaaaataattACTTTGAAGTGATTGGCTCTCCAGGCTCTCCTTCCTGTTTCATGTCTCCAGGCAGTTCCAGCAGAAGACACGGAGCAGGTGTCCAACAGAGACGACCTGAAGACTTCCTTCCGGAAGGTGGTCAGAGAGGTGGGTGGTCACCTGGGCGGGCTGACCGCGTGTCTTGTGTGATGATGCTGTGTGGGGGGTCATTACAGCCCCTGCTTTGTGTTCCAGACCTCTCACGAGATGGTGGTCCAGTGCCTGTCCAGAATCGCCACGCACCCCTTCCACGGTAATGGCTCGTCTTGAGGGGACGGGGGCGCTTGACTGAATTTAACGCGGTTGTGAATTTAAATCCCAGCTGAGCCTGTGCTCCCAGGCCTTTAAAGTGCTTTATATTTATTCCCCAAGGACATTAAATCCATTTAGGGGATGCTCTTTTCCGTAGAAGGCTGCTGCTatataaatgcttttaaaaagtgtacCAGTACTACaggaaatgataaaataacacaatCAGAGATGTTAACTTCTGCAAGATGGTAGTTCTGCAGGAAATTCTGGAATCTACTGTAGAATACTGCTATGTGATGTATTGCATATAATGTGTTCTTACTGTGAACACTGTAAAATTATGTCATGCTGGGGGCTTATGGGCACTAAGTGgattgaaatataaaacaagcaCACCTTTACGATCCACATTTACCAAACAGCATTTTCTGTGTCAAGGCATTGAAGGgtatttcatttctattttatggCAGTAAGACAGGCAGATGACTCATCTGTGACCTctaacatgtacagtattttacatttcagagtAGTTTTGGCTGAGTACTGTTTGtgcttgtattttgtttgtattatatAGTGAGAATTGTTCTGCCATTGCCATGTACTCAAACACAGGACTGAGCAGTTTCTAATCTTTTGTTGTGAATGTAGTTCTTTGTGAGGCATTTCCTTATGAATTTGAACGGTAGACCAAGGGTAAATCTAGAATGTTAACGATGTGTTTCTGTGGTCCCACCGTGATGGGAAGTAAAGAAGAATGTTCGTAGGATTCCAAACGGAACGTACGatggaatagaatagaattatAGAACACTCTAAAACACACCCCTCCAGTGTTAAGCCCAGTGTGCAGCAATGTCTCTGATCCTCTGCTTCTCCCACAGTCATCTCTGTGCGCTGCATGGCCCAGTTTGTGGGGAGGGAGGTCAAATACAGGTAAATCCGTCTGTGAGGGGCTTTTCCCGGTGACCATGGCAACGTGTTCCCTCGCTATGTTTTGCGCTGACATCATCGCTGTGAAAtgttacagcagcagcagcagcagcagctgccgTTTTTAGTGTTGTTGGGAGCCGTCTCCAGTGCCTCCGTCCGATTCTGTCCTCTCTTCGTTTCCCAGGGGTCTGTTCAGCTGCATCGCCAAAATTTTCCAGGAGGAAGGCGTGGGCGGTTTCTTTGTGTACGTCTGCATCTGTGTCCATGTCTGTGTTCAACTGTTAGCTCTCTTTGATTTAGCCTCTCCTTAACCAGCTAACTGCATAGGATGAGGTCTAAGAGCAGACTAGCATTAATGTCCTCTTGGTGTATAAccattacttaaaaaaaaaaattatttggctTCTTCAGGGCAAGATTACCTTGGCATTTGAACTcttatgaaagaaaaatttTCCTGAAACTTTGGTTTTGTGTCTCATTAATGGGAGGAGGTATTTTTAGAGCCGAGAGCTTGAgaatttcaacatttcttttgCTCCATTTTCTGTTGCTCCATTGTGTAATTTGTTATGCATggatttatttgtattcatatcAAGTCGTTTTTTAAACAGTCCATGTTTAACAGATATGTTCATTTTCTAAgccttatttaatttttataaatagcttatacacatttatatatttaatatatatacacactttaTACACATCAGTCTATTACATAGTCCATTTGATAGAAGAATATCGGGCATGTGAACAGGCTGACCTTTAAACTGTACAGAAGGCGTGTAAGGTGAGTGAagtttaatttaagcagatgcCTTTACAGGGCTTGCTGATTAAGCTGTAGTGAGGATGTGGCTGgtaaagtcctgattggctgcgctTCCACATGTTTTTCATAGTAAAATACTCACCATCCTTATCAGGCAAGAGTGACTCACAGaccattttgtgtgtgatgaatttatttgaatttgcgGTTTGTGTGTCACTGATCTGAAAAGCATACTTTGCATCTTTAGTGGCATTATACCCCACGTCTTGGGTGAGGTGATATTCCTGTGGTGCTGTAATCTTCTGGCTCACCTCATCAACACCTACGCTGTGGATGACAATGTAAGTATGAATACtctggccactagagggcagaaaCCGCTTACTGTCGTAGCTTGACAACATCGCTGAGGTCCTGTTTCCAGTTTCCTCTGTTCACTTACTTCAGTAGATTACAGCACATTCAGCgcagagtttttttgtttgtgtattcgTATATTTTTCAATTTACAAAATAACTGATTGTTGCCATGTTGTGTTACAACAGAATTCAATTAAAGGAGCACACTGAGTTGGAACTAGTAGTTCCCTGGTGTGTTATGTGTAAAGGTAATACtttcagtagcagtagcaataatttcatttatgagAATGAAATCTTTTTCAGATTGTATGCTTCACAGACTTTGCAATCAAAGTCATCATTTTTAGTTATACATAAGAGAACCATGGAAAACAAATACTTTGATattaagtctgttttatttagttgaGTGGTTTTTTAAGTCCCAAAAAGCAGCAAGGTACTTGCATTAAAAGCATAATTAGTATATAgtattgttctttctttttacattCGAACTACTTAGCATCACTTCAATTCCCTTAGCCTGATGCCATGAGCTGCCAGGCAGAAGTGAACTTCGGGTGGAATGTCCATTACAGAACAGACATACTGTTTGAGATCTTTGACtgtctgtttaaaaatgacatacttTACATTAGgaggaaatgtaattatttggaATAAGTAAGAGTATCTTTGACTTTGTGATTTAATggaaattttgacattttttaagaaaaaaagtgacTGCACGGGGTCTTTAAGGCTTAAGTTGCAAGTCAATCTCAATATGCTTTAAGGTCACCAGACTTGTTTACTGTACTTTAATGTTACATTGCCACTGCTCCtttgaaatttaattaatcATCTTGGCTTCATAAGATGCTATTTTAATGTTTggcaatgtattttttctccATCTTGTTTCTTCAGTTTAGCCAAGCACCAGCAGTCAGGAGTTACACTAAGTTTGTAATGGGGGTGAGTAAGCTGCTTTCCTTCTCAATTCGGTCAGTTTTACAAGGAACTTAttttgcagttgtttttgtttaaaagtaCGATTGACGTGAAGTATTGCACAAGGTAAAAGGAAACGTGATGAAACATCCTTCCCATCTGTCCCCCAGTGCAGTGGAATGAGAGTAATGGCGCATAGTGAGGCCCaatgtttttttagtttaatcACAGTCATTTGATTGGTCAGTCATTTAAGCACAGTCATTTGATTGGTCAGTCATTTAAGCACAGTCATTGGTCAGTTTACTCATCTGCTCCACTCTGAACACTGGCACTCCTGATTTTACTACCTGGTCTGAACAGACCTAGCTAATCACATTAGTTATGAGGGCATTCGCTTGGACTGATGCCCATCAGGAGCTGAACAGAGCGATGCTCTTTGCTTCTGTCTGCTGTGTTGTGCACATAGCGCAAAACTGACGAAAAGAGGTCGGCTGCCCATGATAATTCTTCCCCCCGTTTGGACTGGGGGACTCTGACTCAGTGcttgttcccctccctctccagatCGCGGTCAGCGTGTTGACGTACCCTTTCATGCTTGTGGCAGATCTCATGGCGGTAAACAACTGTGGGTAAGGGATCCGCCCACCGGATTGTATCTGTTACCAGCACATTGAGGCTGGGAGAGGCCCTCTCTTGTCCGTCTGCTTAAATTTTTCTCATCCATGGTCACACTAGATTGAGGTAGAGAGCTTAGTGGTTGTGTACAGAGATTTGAACCGAAGGCTTTTAACGGTCAGATTATGAGCAAAGAGATACTAAACTCCGCCAAAAATTCTCGGTAATGTCATTTTGAGTTGGCTAGGGCtttcttgaaaaatatatttccatctTAATGTGACTCAGCTGGATAAACTGAAATTGTGTAGGCTGTTCTTCCCTATACAGGACCTAAAATTCTGTGCTGTCCTTCTTAGGATTCACCCAAACTATAGGAAAGAattaaatgcccccccccctccccaatattATCATATTGTATTGGGTGGTACTGTTagtgtccaccccccccccccccacccccaataaaAAATCCTGAAGAAAATTTCCTGTTTGATGTCCTCCCAAAAGTTGACtgttaacacccccccccctccccaaaagaaAATCCTAAAGGAAATTTCCACTTTGTTGTCCAGTAGGAGCAGTCTCAGTGTCTGCAAGGCCAGTCTTTACCGTGAGGCTTGGTGAAAAGGCTCTTCTGGCCTCACAGGACCCACCACATCTCGTAGGATATGTTCaggaacccctccccccccacccccgactcACTGCCATTGTACTACTGTGGATCACAGTAAAAGGGGGGAGAGCATGACTGTCAGATATCATGTGTGCTTGTATCTCCAACAGCCTGGCAGCTGGTCTCCCACCAAACTCCCCCATCTTCAAGTCCTGGGCCCACTGCTGGAGGCACCTCAGTGTCCAGGTAGGCCTCGCTG is a window of Anguilla anguilla isolate fAngAng1 chromosome 13, fAngAng1.pri, whole genome shotgun sequence DNA encoding:
- the LOC118211889 gene encoding mitochondrial carrier homolog 1-like; this translates as MVTPENMSVEGGGQRGPLFERNGVPGSSGAPVDMDTAIVLLGAGVTAITHPLLYVKLLIQVGHEPLPPTVGTTMFGRKVLYLPGFFSYARHIIRVDGKRGLFRGLSPRVMSSAISTIVRSKVKQAVPAEDTEQVSNRDDLKTSFRKVVRETSHEMVVQCLSRIATHPFHVISVRCMAQFVGREVKYRGLFSCIAKIFQEEGVGGFFVGIIPHVLGEVIFLWCCNLLAHLINTYAVDDNFSQAPAVRSYTKFVMGIAVSVLTYPFMLVADLMAVNNCGLAAGLPPNSPIFKSWAHCWRHLSVQGQLFRGSSFFFRRAPVAVTALD